From a single Apium graveolens cultivar Ventura chromosome 2, ASM990537v1, whole genome shotgun sequence genomic region:
- the LOC141708364 gene encoding bifunctional nuclease 1-like encodes MSSVQGPVICPAAVHLKQTGAYMLPVNGPLMKNRVLRSGFWGFKGFSGSRINVGNQQRFQKGKVVKCSFSSSSNGNGSTAENFNENDADYVNSSVVEAVEVKSSADGFMIKMRDGRHLRCAHNNPHGGHLPDYAPHPAIVLKMEDGTGLLLPIIVLEMPSALLMAAMRSVQIARPTMYQVVKEMIDKMGYSVKLVRVTKRIHEAYFSRLYLTKVDDETENISFDLRPSDAINIAVRCKVPIQVNKFLAYSDGMKIIEPAKISIPGSSDGLIFTELDRPNGQPCVETKEFDLVCNMLKAAIEERYSDAAQWRDKLSQFRSKKNWA; translated from the exons ATGAGTTCTGTACAAGGACCTGTTATCTGCCCGGCAGCAGTCCATTTAAAACAAACTGGAGCTTATATGCTACCGGTAAATGGACCTCTAATGAAAAATAGAGTTCTTAGAAGTGGGTTCTGGGGGTTCAAAGGGTTCAGTGGCAGTAGGATTAATGTGGGTAATCAACAGCGATTCCAGAAGGGGAAGGTAGTGAAGTGTAGTTTCAGCTCATCATCCAATGGTAATGGTAGTACTGCTGAAAATTTTAATGAGAACGATGCAGATTATGTGAACTCAAGTGTTGTCGAAGCTG TTGAGGTGAAGAGCAGTGCCGATGGTTTCATGATCAAGATGAGAGATGGCAGGCATTTAAGATGTGCCCATAACAACCCTCATGGAGGCCATCTTCCTGATTATGCCCCTCATCCCGCAATTGTGCTAAAAATGGAAGATGGAACTGGTCTACTACTCCCAATTATCGTGT TGGAGATGCCAAGTGCATTGCTCATGGCAGCCATGCGCAGCGTCCAAATT GCGAGGCCTACCATGTATCAAGTAGTTAAAGAAATGATTGACAAAATGGGATACTCA GTGAAACTTGTTCGAGTCACAAAGAGAATACATGAGGCATATTTTTCACGGTTGTACTTAACAAAG GTAGATGACGAAACAGAAAATATTAGCTTTGACCTTAGACCTTCGGATGCAATCAACATTGCAGTGAGATGCAAG gTGCCAATACAAGTAAACAAGTTTTTGGCTTATAGTGATGGAATGAAAATAATTGAGCCTGCAAAAATTTCAATACCTGGTTCTTCAGATGGCTTAATATTCACAGAACTGGACAG GCCCAATGGCCAGCCTTGTGTTGAAACTAAGGAATTTGATCTTGTGTGCAACATGCTGAAAGCTGCCATTGAGGAACGCTATAGTGATGCTG CTCAGTGGCGGGATAAACTCAGCCAATTCAGATCAAAGAAGAACTGGGCTTAG
- the LOC141708365 gene encoding cyclin-T1-4-like, which translates to MAGNLPGDPSLDKFARHLANIQDSEDLDCYARRWYFSKQEIEESSPSRKDGIGEKEESYFRKLYCSFLQELGMELKVPQQTIATAMLMCHRFYMRQSHAKNCWQTIATACMFLGCKVGETSRWLNEVIVVAYKLLYKWDPSASRRIKQKEVHDIQKDLILKGERLLLATLAFNMNIEHPYKPLVGALKKLEITDKELARVAWNYVNDWLRTTLCLQYKPHYIAAGSIFLAAKILKVKLPKGWWLQFDIAPRYLEEVVQQMIRVVEQNQKRAQQSMRGKGTAPETIAKKALSSSSESCTLNGPVTSSSCVLKTTEYAEGPKESVSVSSKCDKKQVSCVVQDFMKETSLHSSTVTEKTSSSSLQVSTPSGSLSSGVLVSMASGAGHNGSVLSKCNEINACSDVPDSVKEAKLQCQASESGSADSVVEDCEDQPVREKSDLNLSCKIVSIKGSSSKMVKDCEDQPVREKSDLNLSCKIVSIEGSNSMIDVDRIRELRKRKRDIITNRKLSEDQGNAMDSEAWIEREIENGIQPDSSKTDKQRRL; encoded by the exons ATGGCAGGAAACCTGCCAGGGGATCCTTCTTTAGATAAATTTGCAAGACATCTAGCCAACATCCAGGATTCTGAAGACTTGGATTGTTATGCACGCAGATGGTACTTCAGCAAGCAAGAAATTGAAGAGAGCTCTCCATCAAGGAAAGATGGCATTGGGGAGAAGGAGGAATCTTATTTCCGCAAGTTGTATTGCTCATTCTTACAAGAGCTTGGAATGGAGCTTAAAGT GCCTCAGCAGACAATCGCAACAGCTATGTTGATGTGCCATCGATTTTATATGAGGCAATCTCATGCAAAGAATTGTTGGCAG ACTATTGCAACTGCATGCATGTTCCTTGGTTGCAAAGTTGGAGAAACATCACGCTGGCTGAATGAAGTTATTGTCGTGGCTTATAAACTACTATACAAATGGGATCCATCTGCTTCTAGAAGAATAAAACAGAAG GAAGTTCACGATATACAGAAAGATTTAATCTTAAAAGGGGAGAGACTCTTATTAGCAACACTTGCTTTTAATATGAACATTGAACACCCGTACAAGCCACTTGTTGGGGCTCTAAAGAAATTGGAGATAACTGATAAGGAACTCGCAAGAGTAGCCTGGAACTATGTAAATGATTg GTTGCGTACAACACTGTGCTTACAGTACAAACCTCATTATATTGCTGCTGGTTCCATCTTCTTGGCTGCAAAAATTCTAAAAGTGAAATTGCCAAAGGGTTGGTGGCTGCAGTTTGATATTGCACCTAGATATTTGGAAG AGGTTGTCCAACAGATGATCAGAGTGGTGGAACAAAATCAGAAACGTGCCCAGCAATCCATGCGTGGCAAGGGGACTGCTCCTGAGACTATTGCGAAAAAGGCATTGTCTAGTAGCTCAGAATCATGCACCTTAAATGGTCCAGTTACTTCAAGTTCTTGTGTCCTAAAAACTACAGAGTATGCTGAAGGGCCTAAGGAATCAGTTTCTGTATCATCCAAGTGCGACAAAAAGCAAGTATCCTGTGTAGTCCAGGATTTTATGAAAGAGACAAGCCTGCATTCATCTACTGTTACTGAAAAGACATCGTCCAGTAGCCTACAAGTAAGCACGCCTAGTGGATCACTCAGTTCTGGTGTTTTAGTATCAATGGCAAGTGGTGCAGGGCACAATGGTTCTGTGTTGTCCAAATGCAACGAAATAAATGCCTGCAGTGATGTTCCAGATTCAGTGAAAGAGGCGAAGTTACAATGTCAGGCAAGTGAATCTGGCAGCGCGGACAGTGTAGTTGAAGATTGTGAGGATCAACCAGTAAGAGAAAAGTCTGATCTGAATTTAAGTTGCAAGATAGTTTCCATTAAAGGAAGCAGTTCTAAGATGGTTAAAGATTGTGAAGATCAGCCAGTAAGAGAAAAGTCAGATCTGAATTTGAGTTGCAAGATAGTTTCTATTGAAGGCAGCAATTCTATGATAGATGTTGACAGGATAAGAGAGCTTAGGAAGAGGAAACGAGATATAATTACAAACAGGAAGTTATCGGAAGACCAGGGTAACGCGATGGATAGTGAAGCTTGGATTGAGAGGGAGATTGAGAATGGTATACAGCCGGATTCTTCCAAAACAGATAAGCAGAGGAGATTATAA